One Setaria italica strain Yugu1 chromosome I, Setaria_italica_v2.0, whole genome shotgun sequence DNA window includes the following coding sequences:
- the LOC101755859 gene encoding uncharacterized protein LOC101755859, with amino-acid sequence MAAALPRRWPLLLQLGFAIAVLLAAAPAAEAWTGEIRGRVVCDVCGDAAIGPEDHALEGAEVAVLCITKSGEVINYQAFTNSKGTYTIAETMPESDRWESCLARPISSFHQHCTRRGDAHSGVKFTYSKPSGNSHTVKTFLYKPVNAPLYCS; translated from the exons ATGGCCGCGGCCCTCCCTCGCCGGtggcccctcctcctccagctggGTTTCGCTATCGCCGTCTTGCTcgcggcggccccggcggccgAGGCGTGGACGGGGGAGATCCGCggccgcgtcgtctgcgacgtCTGCGGCGACGCCGCCATCGGCCCCGAGGACCACGCCCTCGAAG GGGCCGAGGTTGCTGTACTCTGCATCACAAAATCAGGTGAGGTTATCAACTACCAAGCCTTCACAAACTCCAAGGGCACGTACACCATTGCTGAGACGATGCCAGAGAGCGACCGGTGGGAGTCATGCTTGGCAAGGCCCATCAGCAGCTTCCACCAGCACTGCACTCGGAGGGGCGACGCTCACTCCGGGGTGAAGTTCACTTACAGCAAGCCATCAGGGAACTCGCACACTGTCAAGACATTCCTTTACAAGCCTGTCAACGCCCCTCTGTATTGTAGTTAA
- the LOC111257884 gene encoding uncharacterized protein LOC111257884 yields MDAAPAAGNLDPAVERGRSGGGLQDAPSGGANGAPYVSGGGAGGAPFVWPGGPPTGPLGALLAAAGVPPGMVAGAWPGGAATAAGQPPAQQPAIPAAAGLAAGAWPGIPGAWPGVPSAGPSASQASGIPNAAMPASTGMPGGWPEWWAGAAAAALGPDWLRADPQLASQETASQEVGGNDERLPVRVTSGPVRSSSTRRRGTRAPRPPPAARTATAPASVDVDLTDPSLADWCDENNRIVCEIFADEVLKGNRSSTHLSKTGYKNVIARFKERTGIEYTRKQFKNKWDKSKQDYGIWKQLKNKETGIGWDETGKNIVMSEAWWKKTAKDIKGSTRFKLKGLQNEEQLSIMFEDLRNTGDEHWSASSGIAPSSANLSRESSPIPIDDEDEADKVDSDSEPEEVTPRSVHGSKRGRGASNIKGKKPKTSTGHWFQEQMGKIVEMNERTTASCESIARREDTSGCSIQDVMALVKNCGALPSTNEHFVASLVFTKRAEREMFMTLDTPEERFDWLKRKYEWMTRNDVPK; encoded by the exons atggatgcggctccggcggcgggaaaCTTGGATCCGGCGGTCGAAAGGGGTAGATCCGGTGGTGGGCTCCAGGATGCGCCAAGCGGAGGGGCCAACGGCGCGCCGTATGTGTCCGGCGGAGGGGCTGGCGGCGCCCCGTTCGTGTGGCCGGGAGGCCCGCCGACGGGTCCCCTGGGTGCCCTCCTGGCCGCCGCGGGAGTGCCTCCCGGCATGGTGGCGGGCGCATGGCCTGGAGGCGCAGCAACCGCGGCGGGCCAGCCACCAGCGCAGCAACCGGCCATCCCAGCCGCGGCgggcctggccgccggcgcgtgGCCCGGCATCCCCGGCGCATGGCCCGGCGTCCCCAGCGCGGGGCCATCAGCTTCACAGGCCTCCGGCATCCCCAACGCCGCCATGCCTGCAAGCACAGGCATGCCCGGAGGATGGCCGGAGTGGTgggccggagcagcggcggcggctctaggGCCGGATTGGCTCCGTGCCGATCCTCAACTCGCTTCACAGGAGACAGCTTCACAGGAGGTTGGAGGTAATGACGAGCGGCTGCCGGTTCGGGTCACCTCTGGTCCAGTTCGGAGCTCCTCAACTCGTCGGCGAGGTACCCGCGCACCTaggccaccaccggcggctAGGACAGCTACTGCTCCTGCATCTGTGGACGTCGACCTCACCGATCCAAG CTTGGCTGATTGGTGTGATGAGAACAATAGGATAGTTTGTGagatttttgctgatgaagtTTTAAAAGGAAATAGATCAAGTACTCATTTGAGTAAGACCGGGTACAAGAATGTGATAGCAAGGTTTAAAGAGAGGACTGGGATTGAGTACACTAGAAAGCAATTCAAGAATAAATGGGATAAGTCGAAGCAAGATTATGGTATTTGGAAGCAGTTGAAAAATAAGGAGACTGGGATTGGATGGGATGAAACTGGGAAGAATATTGTAATGTCAGAGGCATGGTGGAAGAAAACAGCAAAA GATATAAAGGGCTCTACCAGATTCAAGCTGAAAGGACTACAAAATGAAGAACAGCTAAGCATTATGTTTGAAGACCTCAGAAATACTGGTGATGAACATTGGTCCGCTTCTAGTGGTATAGCACCTTCTTCAGCAAACTTGTCTCGTGAAAGCTCTCCAATTCCtattgatgatgaagatgaagcagaCAAAGTGGATTCGGACAGTGAGCCGGAGGAGGTGACACCTAGGAGTGTGCATGGTTCAAAGAGAGGTCGAGGGGCTAGTAACATCAAGGGAAAGAAACCCAAGACAAGTACAGGGCATTGGTTTCAGGAACAAATGGGCAAGATTGTGGAGATGAATGAGAGGACAACTGCATCTTGTGAATCTATTGCAAGGAGGGAGGATACATCTGGTTGTTCCATCCAGGATGTCATGGCTTTGGTCAAGAATTGTGGGGCTCTTCCCTCGACGAATGAACATTTTGTTGCATCTCTAGTTTTTACCAAGAGGGCTGAACGAGAGATGTTTATGACTTTGGATACACCTGAGGAGAGGTTTGATTGGCTGAAGAGGAAGTATGAATGGATGACTAGAAATGATGTGCCTAAGTAG